In one Legionella clemsonensis genomic region, the following are encoded:
- the ligD gene encoding DNA ligase D, which yields MVDKPPQGSQWLHEVKIDGYRIIAFKDGHSIRLMSRNHIDWTNKFKNVIKSLQTLPVERAVFDGEVTLLDDKKQSNFQRLQNAMKGDKDYPFYYYIFDLLYYEKFNLKNLSLLQRKEILAKVLATAPSTLRYSDHIISNGEEVFKKSCELGLEGIISKHAESTYLEKRSKSWVKVKCSQRQEFIIGGYLPPQRSRQYFRSLFLGVFNEEGDLVYSGNVGTGFTQASLKEVYTELQKVVSEKSPFNSIPPEAKKATWVKPTLVAEIEFSQWTSEGKLRHPSFKGLRKDKLASTVKREEMPMKAIEKKSLSFRRKVIISNPEKILYKKDKITKQDLFDYYNEISDFILPYVMNRPLTLVRCPESYEDCFFQKHYYKSTPKALYAIPIKNKSDDDIDEYIYLKDKEGLLSLVQMGVLEIHPWGSRIDKLECPDMITIDLDPGIDVSWKEIVKAAFEVKKHLDAFKLTSFVKTTGGKGLHVVVPIRPEYNWEKVKNFSHVFVEFLEQLNPKAYVTNMAKEKRKGKIFVDYLRNQRGATAISAYSTRARLHAPVATPIHWDELTDNFNDTFYTIHTLPLRLKKLKEDPWKEFWRIKQSLRLDKL from the coding sequence TTGGTTGATAAACCTCCACAAGGTTCGCAATGGTTGCATGAAGTAAAAATTGATGGTTATCGAATTATTGCCTTTAAAGATGGTCATTCTATTCGCCTGATGTCACGAAATCATATTGATTGGACAAATAAATTTAAAAATGTCATTAAGTCTTTGCAAACCTTACCAGTAGAAAGAGCCGTATTTGATGGCGAGGTGACTTTATTGGATGACAAAAAGCAGTCTAATTTTCAACGTTTACAAAATGCAATGAAAGGAGATAAAGATTATCCCTTCTATTACTATATTTTTGACTTGCTTTACTACGAAAAATTTAACCTTAAAAACTTGTCCTTATTGCAGCGAAAAGAAATACTCGCAAAAGTACTCGCAACCGCTCCTTCAACTTTACGGTATAGCGATCACATCATCAGTAATGGCGAAGAGGTTTTTAAGAAATCTTGTGAATTAGGTTTAGAAGGTATTATCTCTAAACATGCCGAAAGTACCTACCTTGAAAAGCGCTCCAAATCATGGGTAAAAGTCAAATGCAGTCAACGTCAGGAATTTATTATTGGTGGTTATTTGCCCCCTCAACGTTCCCGACAATATTTTCGTTCTCTTTTTCTTGGCGTTTTTAACGAAGAGGGGGACTTAGTTTATTCAGGAAATGTGGGCACGGGTTTTACCCAAGCCTCATTAAAAGAAGTCTATACCGAATTACAGAAAGTGGTCAGTGAGAAAAGCCCTTTTAATTCTATTCCTCCTGAGGCAAAAAAAGCAACCTGGGTTAAGCCAACTTTAGTCGCAGAAATTGAGTTTAGTCAGTGGACGTCTGAAGGGAAGTTAAGACATCCCAGCTTTAAAGGTTTAAGAAAAGATAAACTGGCTTCTACAGTAAAACGTGAGGAAATGCCTATGAAGGCAATTGAAAAAAAATCACTATCCTTCAGGAGGAAGGTGATTATCTCTAATCCTGAAAAAATTTTATACAAAAAAGACAAAATTACCAAGCAGGATCTTTTTGATTATTATAATGAGATCAGTGATTTTATCTTGCCTTATGTGATGAACAGGCCATTAACACTGGTAAGATGTCCTGAAAGTTATGAAGACTGCTTTTTTCAAAAGCACTATTACAAATCCACGCCCAAAGCACTTTATGCAATCCCTATTAAAAATAAATCTGACGATGACATCGACGAATACATTTATTTAAAAGATAAAGAAGGGTTATTAAGTTTAGTGCAAATGGGAGTACTTGAAATTCATCCCTGGGGGAGTCGTATCGATAAGTTGGAATGTCCCGATATGATTACGATTGATTTAGACCCAGGTATCGATGTGTCCTGGAAAGAGATTGTGAAGGCAGCATTTGAAGTGAAAAAACATTTGGATGCATTTAAACTAACTTCTTTTGTTAAAACCACAGGTGGCAAAGGGCTACATGTTGTTGTGCCCATCCGGCCGGAGTATAATTGGGAAAAGGTAAAAAATTTTTCCCATGTGTTCGTTGAGTTCCTGGAACAACTAAATCCAAAAGCCTATGTGACCAATATGGCCAAAGAAAAAAGGAAGGGGAAAATATTTGTTGATTATTTACGTAATCAACGCGGTGCTACAGCCATTAGTGCCTATTCCACCCGCGCGCGCTTACATGCTCCTGTGGCCACCCCTATTCACTGGGATGAGCTAACCGACAACTTTAATGACACCTTTTATACTATTCATACCTTGCCTTTACGACTGAAAAAGCTGAAGGAAGACCCCTGGAAGGAATTCTGGAGAATTAAACAATCTTTACGATTGGATAAGTTATAA
- a CDS encoding HAD-IG family 5'-nucleotidase: protein MNQKVFVNRILNMKKIKYIGLDMDHTLIRYNTKNFETLVYKLVVEKLINDKGYPEEIRKFNFNFDSSIRGLIIDSKNGNILKLSRYAAIRQSYHGTKEISFTEQKKIYRSIYVDLKDRNYIAIDTSFSIAFCVLYSQLIDLKDEKPDALPSYSAIALDVISSVDKAHADGSLKGFITQNMDEYVLREKAVVEGLKRYIRYGKKFFVLTNSEYYYTNILLDYALSPFLEKGENWRDLFEFVITLAHKPRFFYDNLRFLSINPEDGSMTNTEGAIVPGVYQGGNARKFTEDLAINGDEILYIGDHIYGDILRLKKDCNWRTALVVEELGEEIESQRKALPVEKKIVEAMNVKKALEQKNSELYSRCVEESTTEFNAQITEIQQQISELDIQITKLLKEEQTFYNAHWGRVFRAGAEETYFAYQVDRYACIYMEKFSDLLEHSPMTYFRANRRLLAHDMEILTQPLLF from the coding sequence ATGAATCAAAAAGTTTTTGTAAACCGTATCCTAAATATGAAAAAAATTAAATACATTGGCTTGGATATGGATCACACGTTAATTCGCTACAATACGAAGAATTTTGAGACACTGGTATATAAACTGGTGGTAGAAAAATTAATTAATGATAAAGGATACCCCGAAGAGATTCGAAAATTTAACTTTAATTTTGACAGCTCAATTCGTGGCCTGATTATTGACAGCAAAAATGGCAATATTTTAAAGCTTAGTCGCTATGCTGCGATTCGCCAAAGTTATCATGGCACTAAAGAAATCAGTTTTACAGAACAAAAGAAAATTTATCGCAGTATTTATGTGGATTTAAAGGATCGCAATTACATTGCTATTGATACCTCATTCTCTATTGCTTTTTGTGTGCTCTATAGCCAGCTTATCGATTTAAAAGATGAAAAGCCTGACGCATTGCCAAGTTACTCAGCCATTGCCTTGGATGTGATAAGCTCAGTTGATAAAGCCCATGCAGATGGAAGCTTAAAAGGCTTTATAACCCAGAATATGGATGAGTATGTTTTAAGAGAAAAAGCGGTTGTAGAAGGACTAAAACGCTATATTCGTTATGGCAAAAAATTTTTTGTGCTAACCAACTCTGAATATTATTACACCAACATTTTACTGGATTATGCTCTTTCTCCTTTTCTGGAAAAAGGTGAGAACTGGCGAGATTTGTTTGAATTTGTCATTACTTTGGCTCATAAACCTCGTTTCTTCTATGATAATTTACGCTTTTTATCCATTAATCCCGAAGATGGTTCAATGACTAATACAGAAGGTGCCATTGTACCTGGGGTTTATCAAGGAGGTAATGCCAGAAAATTTACTGAAGACTTGGCAATCAATGGTGATGAAATTTTATATATTGGTGATCATATCTACGGTGATATCCTGCGTTTGAAAAAAGATTGCAACTGGCGCACTGCCTTGGTTGTTGAAGAATTAGGAGAAGAGATTGAGTCGCAAAGAAAAGCTTTGCCAGTTGAAAAGAAAATTGTTGAAGCAATGAATGTAAAAAAAGCACTGGAACAAAAAAATAGTGAGCTTTACAGTCGGTGCGTTGAGGAAAGTACGACTGAATTTAATGCACAAATTACTGAAATTCAACAGCAAATTTCAGAATTGGATATACAAATCACAAAACTGCTCAAAGAAGAGCAGACCTTTTATAATGCTCATTGGGGGCGTGTTTTTCGTGCTGGTGCAGAGGAGACATATTTTGCCTATCAAGTCGATCGCTATGCCTGTATTTATATGGAAAAATTTTCAGACTTACTCGAACACTCACCCATGACATATTTTCGCGCTAATCGCCGTTTATTAGCGCATGACATGGAAATTTTAACCCAACCGCTGCTGTTTTAG
- a CDS encoding M13 family metallopeptidase, which yields MRLRKIFTTLLSVCTPFLAISAGNANAAALHLDWLDNAVKPGENFFAYANGNWQKQNPIPPEYESWGTFYILQDKLQDVIHQMLITAANDKTAKPGSIEQKVGDFYFSGMDETLINKVGATPLDPEFARIAAIKTTADLQAVIAHLQMIGVDALFGFGSMQDFKNSQEMIGAAMQGGIGLPDRDYYLKEDKKFAQIRAAYLEHLQKMFVLLGDEPAKATKEAKTVMAIETALAKASLSQTELRDPYTIYHIMNRRQLATTTPGFSWPRYFTAIGQAKLQSINLATPGFFQEMNHMLSTVALDEWKVYLRWRLIDSFAPYLSQPFVDQNFKMISAIGGAEKILPRWKRVVNTENGALGFAIGKLYVEKYFSPAAKQQVLEILQNIRTVLKKDLKTLSWMTPETRKAALKKLNLMEERVGYPEKWWDYSSLKVDRGPYVLNVIRANEFLIKRDLDKIGKPVDRTEWHMTPQTINAYYDPSMNNINLPAGILQPPFFDPNAPAAVNYGAIGFIIGHEITHGFDDKGALFDGHGNLKNWWTSEDLKKFQAATQCIAEQFSQYKVNGNLSVQGNLVVGEATADLGGLTLAYQAFQSSQAYKNAKKIEGFTPEQQFFLGSAHVWASNIRPEKARHLVTTDPHPPMVYRVNGTLANMPQFQLAFALDENSPMVNKNRCVIW from the coding sequence ATGCGGTTGCGTAAAATATTTACTACTTTATTGAGTGTGTGCACCCCTTTCCTTGCAATATCGGCAGGCAATGCCAATGCTGCAGCGCTACATCTTGACTGGTTGGATAACGCTGTAAAGCCTGGCGAGAATTTCTTCGCTTACGCCAATGGAAACTGGCAAAAGCAAAATCCCATTCCTCCTGAATATGAAAGTTGGGGCACGTTTTATATTCTTCAGGACAAGCTGCAAGATGTGATTCATCAAATGCTGATTACAGCAGCAAATGATAAAACAGCAAAACCAGGCAGCATTGAACAAAAAGTGGGTGATTTTTACTTTAGCGGCATGGATGAAACGCTTATTAATAAAGTAGGCGCAACGCCTTTAGATCCTGAGTTTGCGCGCATTGCAGCAATTAAAACTACCGCCGATTTGCAAGCAGTCATTGCGCATTTGCAAATGATTGGTGTTGATGCTCTGTTTGGCTTTGGCAGCATGCAGGATTTCAAAAATAGCCAGGAAATGATTGGGGCTGCCATGCAAGGCGGTATTGGATTACCTGATCGAGATTATTACCTAAAAGAAGACAAGAAGTTCGCGCAAATTCGCGCTGCCTACCTTGAGCATCTACAAAAAATGTTTGTATTACTTGGTGATGAACCGGCAAAAGCCACTAAAGAGGCAAAGACTGTTATGGCAATAGAAACGGCTCTTGCCAAAGCATCTTTATCGCAAACTGAATTACGTGATCCCTATACCATTTATCATATAATGAATCGTAGGCAATTAGCGACTACCACTCCCGGTTTCTCTTGGCCGCGTTATTTCACTGCCATTGGTCAAGCAAAACTTCAATCCATTAATTTGGCAACACCTGGCTTTTTCCAGGAAATGAATCATATGCTATCAACCGTTGCTTTGGATGAGTGGAAAGTTTACCTTCGTTGGCGCTTGATTGATTCCTTTGCACCCTATTTGTCCCAACCGTTTGTTGATCAAAATTTTAAGATGATCTCTGCGATTGGTGGCGCTGAAAAAATATTGCCTCGATGGAAACGGGTCGTTAATACTGAAAATGGCGCTTTAGGTTTCGCAATTGGCAAACTTTACGTTGAAAAATATTTTTCACCCGCTGCAAAACAACAAGTTCTTGAGATCCTGCAAAATATTCGCACCGTGCTGAAAAAGGATTTAAAAACCCTAAGCTGGATGACACCTGAAACCCGTAAGGCTGCTCTTAAAAAATTGAATTTAATGGAGGAGCGGGTTGGTTATCCTGAAAAATGGTGGGATTACTCTTCCTTAAAGGTGGATCGTGGTCCTTATGTGTTAAATGTCATTCGTGCTAATGAGTTTCTCATAAAACGTGATCTTGACAAAATTGGTAAACCTGTTGACAGAACTGAATGGCATATGACTCCACAGACAATTAATGCTTATTATGATCCCTCTATGAATAACATTAACCTTCCTGCCGGCATTCTTCAACCGCCTTTTTTTGATCCCAATGCGCCTGCTGCCGTCAATTATGGTGCTATTGGCTTTATTATCGGCCACGAGATTACTCATGGATTTGATGACAAAGGGGCTTTATTTGATGGGCATGGCAATTTGAAAAATTGGTGGACGTCTGAAGATTTAAAAAAATTCCAAGCGGCTACTCAGTGTATTGCTGAACAATTTTCTCAGTATAAAGTGAATGGTAATTTGTCAGTCCAAGGAAATCTGGTTGTCGGTGAAGCAACCGCAGATCTAGGAGGTTTAACTTTAGCCTATCAAGCTTTTCAATCTTCCCAAGCTTATAAAAATGCAAAAAAAATCGAAGGATTTACACCTGAACAGCAATTCTTTCTCGGTTCAGCACATGTCTGGGCCAGCAATATCCGCCCTGAAAAAGCTCGCCATTTAGTGACTACCGATCCCCATCCTCCCATGGTATATCGCGTTAATGGAACTTTGGCGAACATGCCCCAGTTTCAACTTGCTTTTGCACTTGATGAAAACAGTCCGATGGTAAATAAAAATAGATGTGTTATCTGGTAG
- a CDS encoding GTP-binding protein, with translation MSGYKIITIGAENTGKTQLLRRIVSNNFSETYKPSMGMDFCSLKKNNDSLHLWDISGDSKTFGMTLPFFRHADLGLYCVDLSNPTRFKKEYLESFKTHNPDKKIILVGTKMDLLADTMEEQTAKAQEILNNIEGSFATRIAVSAKNRTNLELLENLLFNNTLSDKFDFALSKLSTDSSFYVALKQLQEKIKNIPQEKYQAVAAISLELVENLLSNSSSDKKQEAIEQFTKKCTPYLEKEHPYALKAVFSVAAVAFVTLLATVIGFGLGLWSGPGAIATALIAGTTTFLAAGSGFGIYTNRIFFFKEIDAEIDHVAECANKFVNENSLSR, from the coding sequence ATGAGTGGGTATAAAATAATTACAATAGGTGCTGAGAACACTGGAAAAACACAATTACTTCGTCGCATTGTGTCTAATAATTTTAGTGAGACTTATAAGCCCAGCATGGGTATGGATTTTTGTAGTCTAAAAAAAAACAATGATAGCCTACACCTTTGGGATATTAGTGGTGATTCTAAAACATTCGGTATGACACTGCCTTTTTTTCGACATGCTGATTTAGGACTTTACTGTGTAGATTTAAGTAATCCAACGCGTTTTAAAAAAGAATATTTAGAATCATTTAAAACGCATAATCCGGATAAAAAAATCATTTTAGTAGGTACTAAAATGGATTTACTAGCAGATACTATGGAAGAGCAAACTGCAAAAGCCCAAGAAATTTTAAACAATATTGAAGGTTCTTTTGCTACACGTATTGCAGTGTCTGCAAAAAATCGCACTAATCTTGAACTTCTTGAAAATTTACTATTTAACAATACTCTTAGCGATAAATTCGATTTTGCCCTGTCTAAATTATCTACAGACTCTAGTTTTTATGTGGCTTTGAAGCAACTACAGGAAAAAATTAAGAATATCCCTCAGGAAAAATATCAAGCCGTTGCTGCAATTAGCCTTGAACTGGTGGAAAATCTTTTAAGCAATAGTTCAAGCGATAAAAAACAAGAGGCAATTGAACAGTTCACAAAAAAATGCACCCCTTATTTGGAGAAGGAACATCCATATGCATTGAAAGCAGTCTTTAGTGTTGCAGCAGTGGCTTTTGTAACCTTGCTTGCGACAGTAATAGGCTTTGGCTTAGGATTATGGTCAGGTCCAGGCGCTATCGCTACGGCCCTGATTGCTGGTACCACAACATTTTTAGCGGCTGGTAGCGGGTTTGGAATTTATACGAATAGAATATTTTTCTTTAAAGAAATCGATGCAGAGATAGACCATGTTGCTGAATGCGCAAATAAGTTCGTAAATGAAAACAGCCTGTCTCGATAA
- a CDS encoding DNA polymerase ligase N-terminal domain-containing protein has product MGLNVYHQKRNFKKTPEPKGKIHQEENYRFVMQKHAASRLHYDFRLELDGVLKSWAIPKGPCLDPTVKRLAMHVEDHPIEYGTFEGIIPKGEYGGGTVMLWDEGEWESLDENPRKAYEKGHLRFKLHAKKLQGRWDLIRFKNENEAWFLIKYKDEFAKPLDEYDITLAKPNSVTTEQSLDEIAENYENIWSSKEGLKTSEKKK; this is encoded by the coding sequence ATGGGGTTAAATGTCTATCATCAAAAAAGAAATTTTAAAAAAACACCGGAGCCTAAGGGAAAAATTCATCAAGAGGAAAATTATCGTTTTGTTATGCAAAAACATGCGGCCAGCCGTCTTCATTATGATTTCCGTCTTGAGCTTGATGGGGTGCTTAAAAGTTGGGCAATACCCAAAGGACCTTGTCTGGATCCAACCGTAAAACGTCTAGCCATGCATGTTGAAGATCATCCCATTGAATATGGTACTTTTGAGGGTATTATTCCCAAAGGTGAATACGGTGGTGGAACCGTAATGCTTTGGGATGAAGGGGAATGGGAGTCCCTGGATGAAAATCCCCGCAAAGCCTATGAAAAGGGGCATTTACGCTTTAAGTTGCATGCAAAAAAGCTACAAGGACGCTGGGACCTCATCCGGTTTAAAAATGAAAATGAAGCCTGGTTTTTAATAAAATACAAGGATGAATTTGCTAAACCACTTGATGAATATGATATTACCCTTGCAAAACCTAATAGTGTGACAACAGAACAATCTCTGGATGAGATTGCCGAAAATTATGAAAATATTTGGAGCAGTAAGGAAGGTTTAAAGACTAGTGAGAAAAAAAAGTAA
- a CDS encoding SDR family oxidoreductase, with amino-acid sequence MRTILITGSNRGLGLEFVKQLSQQNNHIIATCRNPQEAKQLQDYTRVKKNISIYPLNVTNDSELLALVGELNDMALDWIINNAGISGQSGVTVGNIDRNNFLNVMNVNCLSPLKISDAFLPLLLKGKEKLIVNISSALGSISDNQRGKSYAYRASKAALNCVMRSFALDVMQSGIKVMLLNPGWVKTRIGGAQAVLEAEESVRLMLEVIEKYKNNSHAEVLRNYNDQIINW; translated from the coding sequence ATGAGAACAATACTTATTACAGGAAGTAATCGGGGCTTGGGTCTTGAATTTGTTAAACAGCTTAGTCAGCAGAATAATCACATTATAGCAACCTGCCGCAATCCTCAGGAAGCAAAACAATTACAAGATTATACCAGGGTAAAAAAGAATATTTCTATTTACCCATTGAATGTGACTAATGATAGCGAATTATTGGCGTTAGTCGGCGAATTAAATGATATGGCCCTGGATTGGATAATAAATAATGCCGGTATTAGTGGGCAATCAGGCGTAACAGTTGGCAATATTGACCGGAATAATTTTCTAAACGTAATGAATGTAAATTGTCTAAGTCCGCTTAAGATTAGCGATGCCTTTTTACCTCTTTTGCTGAAGGGCAAAGAAAAATTAATTGTTAATATTAGCTCTGCTTTAGGAAGTATCAGTGATAATCAAAGGGGAAAAAGTTACGCTTATCGGGCGAGTAAGGCGGCATTAAATTGCGTTATGCGTTCTTTTGCCCTGGATGTAATGCAAAGCGGTATTAAAGTTATGTTATTAAATCCCGGTTGGGTAAAAACAAGGATAGGCGGTGCTCAAGCGGTGCTTGAAGCGGAAGAAAGCGTGCGACTAATGTTGGAAGTGATTGAAAAATATAAAAATAATAGCCATGCAGAGGTGCTTCGAAATTATAATGATCAAATAATTAATTGGTAG
- a CDS encoding sterol desaturase family protein, with product MEIDLIALAIPVFLLSMAIEYVLSIVKKKPLYRLNDFTNNLSCGILEQVAMLPLRGLLIFSYHYFYQHYGFFKIDPNSVMAWILLWLGVDFCYYWFHRASHRCNFLWTGHSVHHQSEYYNLSVALRQGIVQTLCSWVVYLPLALLGFPTWMFLIVVSANTLYQFWIHTQLIQRMGWFEFIFNTPSHHRVHHGRNPEYIDKNYAGSLIIWDKLFGTFVKETIPADYGTTEPLASWNPFFANIKVLYDTYLYGKNLPSLSKRILAFFMPPEWIIEQLNKSIAAKQNNNSNDIQYPGMYVLLNLTLIILMSAYYLFFFHLNLTLSGVLGFFILITLYLVGIVLNRGVIINIKYTELFRSFLILIIFQLIFRHYMTSVIAMCLFFIINILAYKKRFTPAFLPLSIKNKTHISQ from the coding sequence ATGGAAATTGATCTTATTGCCCTCGCGATTCCTGTTTTCCTACTATCAATGGCAATTGAGTATGTCCTTTCTATTGTCAAAAAAAAACCGCTCTATCGTTTGAATGATTTCACCAATAATCTTAGCTGTGGCATTCTTGAGCAGGTTGCTATGCTCCCCCTTAGAGGGCTATTGATTTTCAGTTACCACTATTTCTATCAACACTACGGCTTTTTTAAAATTGATCCTAACTCGGTGATGGCCTGGATTCTCTTATGGTTGGGTGTTGATTTTTGCTACTACTGGTTTCATCGTGCCAGCCATCGCTGCAATTTTTTATGGACAGGACATTCCGTGCACCACCAAAGTGAATATTACAATTTATCGGTTGCTTTACGTCAGGGGATTGTGCAAACACTGTGTTCCTGGGTGGTCTATTTACCCCTGGCATTGCTGGGTTTTCCGACATGGATGTTTCTAATCGTCGTGTCTGCCAATACTCTTTATCAATTTTGGATCCATACTCAACTCATACAGCGCATGGGTTGGTTTGAATTTATTTTCAATACACCCTCTCACCACCGGGTACATCATGGCAGAAATCCAGAATATATTGATAAAAATTATGCAGGAAGCTTAATTATTTGGGATAAATTATTTGGCACTTTTGTAAAGGAAACCATTCCTGCCGATTATGGAACCACTGAACCTCTTGCCTCCTGGAATCCTTTTTTTGCCAATATTAAAGTTCTTTATGACACCTATCTTTATGGTAAAAATTTACCGAGCTTGAGTAAGCGCATTTTAGCCTTCTTTATGCCCCCAGAGTGGATAATCGAGCAACTAAACAAATCGATAGCCGCCAAGCAAAATAATAATTCAAACGATATCCAGTACCCGGGTATGTACGTGCTTTTAAATTTGACCTTGATTATTTTAATGTCTGCTTACTATTTATTTTTTTTTCATTTAAACTTAACATTAAGTGGCGTATTAGGATTTTTTATCCTAATAACGCTTTACTTAGTGGGGATAGTGCTAAATCGTGGAGTGATTATCAATATTAAATATACGGAGCTCTTTCGCAGTTTTTTAATATTAATCATTTTCCAATTAATATTTCGACATTATATGACTTCTGTTATAGCAATGTGTCTATTTTTTATAATAAATATTCTGGCTTATAAAAAACGCTTTACTCCTGCTTTCCTTCCGTTAAGCATTAAAAACAAAACCCATATATCCCAGTAA
- a CDS encoding OsmC family protein, producing the protein MMKRQGSAQWHGGIKEGNGSVSTESGVLNHTQYSFKTRFEQDKGTNPEELIAAAHAGCFSMAFAAQLEKEGLKAEKIHTTATVSLEKSTTGFSIPAIHLHVKAKIPNVNAEAFQIAANTAKENCPVSRLFNAEITMETSLEN; encoded by the coding sequence ATGATGAAACGACAAGGATCAGCACAATGGCATGGTGGTATTAAAGAGGGTAACGGGTCAGTTTCTACAGAAAGCGGTGTCCTGAACCACACCCAATATTCGTTTAAAACTCGCTTTGAACAGGATAAAGGAACCAATCCAGAAGAATTAATTGCAGCGGCTCATGCCGGTTGTTTTTCCATGGCTTTTGCTGCTCAATTGGAAAAAGAAGGTTTAAAAGCGGAAAAAATTCATACAACGGCTACAGTATCACTTGAAAAATCGACTACTGGTTTTTCTATTCCAGCGATTCATTTACACGTTAAAGCTAAAATACCTAACGTCAATGCAGAAGCTTTTCAAATTGCAGCCAATACCGCTAAAGAAAACTGTCCTGTATCCAGGCTTTTTAACGCTGAAATAACGATGGAGACGAGTTTGGAAAATTAA